GGTGCGTCACAGAACTATCAGTTAGCTGTCTCAGGAAAGAGCAACAAAACCACTTATTATATTTCGGGTGGATGGATGAAACAGAAAGGAGCCGTTCGCAGTTCCGAGACAGATCGTTACAATTTCAAAGTAAATCTTGAGCAAGAGGTGAACAACTGGTTAACTTTAGGGACTAATGTTGGCTATACCCGATACCATGATGTAGACGTTGCGGATAACCAAGCGGTTAATCAAGGCGGAGTAATTATGGGGATACTATCAACGCCACAAAATATCGGCATCTATAATGCTAACGGTACATTTACAAGCAATCCTTTTCAAGATTGGGAGAACCCACTGGCCTTTACAGATGGCTCAGATCGGGGATACCGCAATCAACGGGTTATTGGTAATGCTTATGCAGAAGTTACTTTCCTCCCCGGATTGAAATTCAGGAGCAACTTCGGTATCGATGCAGGTAACGGGGTGTACGATTATTTTCTGGACCCCATACGTACCAGTTACGGAAGGGCTAGAAATGGTATCGGTCGCTATAACACAGACCAGATGAGTTACTGGATTGCAGATAATACCCTCTCTTATAACAAACAAGTGGATAAACACAATTTTGGGGCTTTGGTTGGAATGGTGGCGCAAAAAACACAGTGGGAAAACAGTGAGATCGAGCGCACTAATTTCTCTGGCACATCAATCGTTACACCAAATGGTGGCTCCATTATCCAGGTTGCGAATGTGGCGAAAAGGGAAAAGGCCAATGCATCCATTATCGGAAGGATAAATTATGATTTTGAAGGAAAGTATTTATTAACGGCGAATTTTAGGGCAGATAACAGTTCCAACTTCGGACCTTCCAACAAGTGGGGCTATTTTCCTTCATTTTCTGCCGGGTGGCGCTTATCGCAGGAGCGTTTTCTGCAGCATGTTTCTTGGCTGGATGACTTAAAACTGCGTGCCGGGTGGGGAGTTGTAGGAAATGATAACGTAGGAGAATACGCTTATTGGGGAAGGGTGGCCAGTGATGCTAATTACCCTATCGGAGGAGAGATCTTACCGGGAACGCGTCCTTCTACTTTACAGAATGATGATTTAAAATGGGAAGAAACGCAGCAAACGAATATCGGTATTGATGTAAGTGTTTTCAATGCAAGACTTAATTTCAGTGTAGATGCCTATCTGAAAAAGACAAATGACTTATTGTTAAATGTTCCTGTTCCGCGCTCCACAGGCTTTGATGTGGCACTGCAGAATGCCGGTGCATTAGAAAATAAAGGATTGGAGTTTCAGGTAAATTCCAGAAACTTTGTCAACGACTTTAAATGGGAAACAGATTTTAATATTTCCTTTAATCGCAATAAGGTAACCGAATTGGGCGGAATCAATATTTTTGGAGCCAATATATCCGGCAGAGACGAAGTGAGCTATACAACGATCGGCCAACCGATAGGCATGTTTTATGGTTATGTTTTTAACGGTGTTGATCCGCAAACGGGTGATGCCCTATATTTGACAAACGATGGTACTTCGAGCAGTTCACCTTCTGCGTCCGACCGCCGGATCATTGGTAACCCAAACCCGAATTTCATTTATGGCTTGACCAATACTTTTTCCTATAAGAATATCGGCTTAAGTATCTTTTTACAGGGAAGCCAAGGGAATGATATTTACAATGGTACTCGCGTAGAGGCCGAGGGTATGATCGATGCCAAGAATCAGACGGCGGCTGTTTTGGATAGGTGGACAAGTATTGGGCAAGAAACACAGATTCCACGGGCAGTGGCCGATAACATCGCGAATTCAAGAAATTCCACGCGCTTTGTAGAAAACGGTTCTTACCTCCGCGTAAAGTCGGCTACCCTGAGTTATAACTTGCCTGAACAGTTTTTAAATAAGATTAAGATAAGTAATGTACGTTTGTATGTCACTGGAGAAAACCTTTTCACGATAACCGATTATAAAGGTTTTGATCCAGAGGTAAACGCATTTACCAATGTGAACGACGCTACGCAAAGTAAGAACACTTTTATAGGTATCGATTATGGTACCTATCCACAGACCCGAAACATCATTTTTGGACTTAATGTTTCATTTTAAGGATTTGATTTATGAAAGCTAAATATATTGCCCTATTCGTGACAGTAACGGGGATCACTTCTGGGTTAACATCATGTAATAAGTTTACCGATTTAAATCCCATTTCGGAAGCTACCTCTGGAAATGCATATACCAGCCTTCAAGAAGCAGAAGCTGCATTAACAGGAGCGTACGATGCACTACAGCAAGAATATTATATTTGGGATAATGTGATTTTTAGTGATGTTATGGCCGATAATTATTATGCAGGAGGAGATGATCCGGAGATCTTTGCGGTAGACAGGTTACAGTTGGTTCCTACCAATGGCCGACTATTCAACAATTGGAGCCAGCTTTACGTAGGTGTTCTTCGTGCCAATACGATATTACAAGAAGTGCCTGTTATCGATGATCCGAGCTTAGACGAGGGAGGCAGACGCGAGCAGATTTTGGGCGAAGCACTCTTTTTGCGCGCTAATCATTATTACAATCTGGTGAAAATGTTTGGGGGCGTTCCCCTGGTGCTGGAACCAGCAGCGTCTACCGCACCGGATGCCATACAACTTCCCAGGAATACGGAAGCTGAGGTATATCAACAGATCCTAGCAGATCTTGAACAGGCCGTTTCGTATTTGCCTGATCGCTTATCCGAAGAAAACAGCGTCAACAAGGCTAGAGCTACTAAAGGGGCCGCAAACGCACTCTTGGCAAAAGTATATGCACAAAAGGCAGATAGGGACTACGGTAAAGTACTCGAACATTGTGATGCGGTGATTAATAGTCCTGCCAATTATCGCTTATTAGCTAATTTCGCTGAACTGTTCGATGGGGCGCATTACAACAATGCAGAGTCTATTTTAGAAATACAGTTTGTTGGCGCTAACGAAGGGAATTGGGGGCCGCAGATGCTTCTTCCACCATCCATAAGTGGCGATACCTGGCGCAAGTTCATTACGCCATCTACCGATCTGGTTGCCGCATTTGATCGTGCGTCGGACGAAACAAGAAAGTCGAGCAGTATACTCTTTGAAAATGTAGGCTGGTTGGATGAATACTGGGGAAATGCTTCGGGTTCGTCTGTCCCCTTCGCTTATAAATGGAAGAGTGCCAGCGGCTGGGCGAGCACTAATAGGCAATATATGCTGAGGTTAGCAGATATCATGTTGTTAAAAGCAGAAGCGCTCAATGAATTGGGTAGAGTTCCGGAAGCGCTGGAAGCGCTGAATCAGGTGCGTCAGCGTGTTGGATTAGCAGCGTCGACGGCGAGTGATCAAACAACGCTAAAATTGGCTATTCTCGAGGAACGGCGCTTAGAACTATGTCAGGAGGGGCAACGTTGGGACGACCTGAAACGAGCGGGATTAGCTATAGAGGTGATGAACGATCTACAGGAAATAGATTTACGTACGGGTAATGCGGTAGATTATAATATGACCGAAGAGAAGTTGTTGCTGCCTATTCCGCAGCAGGAAATCAATAGAAATCAACAACTGGATCAAAACCCGGGATACTAACTTTACCATTTTATTGGCGGGAAGTAAAGGTTTCCCGCCTTGTGTTTACTTTTAACCCTACAAACAAATGCGATTTAATTTTTTCTTATTGATGCTGTTTGCCTTATTGAATATGGCTGCGTGCAATAACCCTTCATCAGAATCTCCGGAAGAAGATAGTAAAGGTGTCGTTCCGTATTTAACAACTGGTGATCAAAAAGCGTTATTGGCTAGACAGCCTGCGTTAGCATTCGTTGAAAAGTCGAATGATTTACCCACGATTACTATAGACGATAACAAAGTTTATCAGGATATCGATGGTTTCGGTTTTACACTTACGGGAGGAAGTGCTGATTTAATTCAGGCATTGCCTGAAGACCAGCGTTCTGTACTTTTACGTGAGTTATTTGGAAGGGAAGAAAATAGCATAGGTATCAATTATCTGCGTGTAAGTATCGGTGCATCCGATCTCAGCGCATCTACTTTTTCATACAATGATTTACCGGCAGGACAGAAAGACCCAACCTTAAAACACTTTTCTATAGAAAAAGAGCGGGAGACGCTTATCCCGGTTCTAAAAGAGATTGTAAAAATCAATCCGAAGATTAAAATTTTGGGATCTCCTTGGAGTGCCCCCACATGGATGAAAACCAATAACAATACGATTGGTGGAAAGTTAAGACCCGAATATTATGGGGTGTACGCAGATTATTTTGTGAAATATGTGCAAGCGATGGCCGATGAGGGTATCTCAATAGACGCCGTTACCATCCAGAATGAGCCTTTGCACCCAGGAAATAATCCTAGCATGTTGATGGAAGCTGTTGAGCAAGCCGACTTTATTAAAAGCGCTTTAGGGCCAGCTTTTAAAGAGGCCGGTATTACAACAAAAATCATTCTTTATGATCATAATGCCGATCGCCCAGATTATCCAATCAGCATTTTAAATGACGAGGAAGCAGCGAAATATATAGATGGGTCAGCTTTCCATTTATATGGTGGTCGTATTGAGGCGCTATCAGAGGTACACAAAGCACATCCGGAGAAGCAGCTGTACTTTACTGAACAGTGGGTAGGAGGGCCTGGTGATTTCTCGAAAGAACTCCAATGGCATGTGTCTAACTTAATAATAGGGGCTACCAGAAATTGGTCTAGAAATGTACTTGAATGGAATTTAGCAGCAACATCTGATTATAAACCCCATACGGATGGTGGATGTACCAGCTGTTTAGGCGCATTAAGCATTGATGGTGAAAAGATACAGCGTAACGTCGCTTACTATATCGTTGGGCACGCATCGAAATTTGTACCAGATGGGTCCAAAAGAATCGGATCTAATGTTATCGACGGGCTGGCTAATGTGGCCTTTATCACACCTGAAAATAAAAAGGTTTTGGTTATAGTAAATGATGACGATAAAAACAGATCTTTTAATATTGAGTATCACAATAAATATGTAGAGACAAGTTTGGCAAGTGGTGCCGTTATGACCTATATATGGGATTAGCATTTAAATGTAAAAGACCATTTGTTTTTCATTCTTCTTTTGAGTTAATTTACGCAAAATTAGGATTTAGCGAAATTAGCGATACGATATCGTATCCTTCCTAAGATACCCGGGCGGGAGGCCCTTGGAATAGCATAGATTAATTAAAAAACTTAAGAATGAAATTGAACAGATTTACTTTTTTTTTAATGTTAGCGGCGTCAGCATTGTTTTTCAGTTGTAAAAGCAAAAAAATGATCGTAAATGATGGTGCCGAGGTGGTTACTTCCGGCGTTGATGAGCATATTGATGGAGGAACTGTTTCACAGACCGATCAAGGAGTTGTACTCACCTTCGAGTCTGATGTGCTTTTTGCCACGAACTCTTCTTACCTATCTGAAAAGGCTAAAGTTACCATGAAAAATATGGTTGCTTACATCAATAAAAACTATCCTAATGCCAATATCCAGATTAATGGACACACCGATTCGACTGGTGAAGAAGATTATAATCAATGGTTGTCGGAAAAAAGAGCCTCTTCTGTGAAAACTTATGCTGTTAGTATAGGTCTGAGTGAAAATCGTGTTACTACCAAGGGTTATGGAAAAAGCAAGCCGGTTGCCACGAACAGTACTGCTGAAGGCCGCCAGCAAAATAGAAGGGTAGAAGTGATCATATTAAAATAACTTAGTCGTTTATGCTCAGCGTCAGCTATAAGAACTATAGTTGATTGCTGGGCATAATGGCTTGTTATCTGCTATAGTCCATTCGCTCTTGCAGTGATTTCCGCAATGTCCAATACCTGAACTTCTTCTTCTTTATTATAGTTTTTTACGCCATCCCGTAACATGGTCATGCAAAAAGGACAGGCAGCTGCAATCACCTCTGGTTCCGTTTTCAGTGCTTCGTCAATCCGTTCAATATTAATGTCTTTTTTTCCCGGTTCAGGCTCCTTAAACATTTGTGCTCCTCCTGCCCCGCAGCATAAACCATTGCTCCGGCATCTCTTCATTTCCACAAGTTGTGCATCGAGCGCTTCCAAAGTTTTTCTAGGAGCTTCATATACATTGTTGGATCTACCAAGGTAGCAAGGGTCGTGATAAGTAATTCTTTTTCCTTTAAAAGATTCTCCTCCACTGGCTTTTAATTTTCCCTCATCAATTAGTTGCTGAAGTAGTTGGCTATGGTGGATAACTTCGTATTGTCCACCTAAAAGCGGATACTCATTTTTGATCGTATTGAAGCAATGTGGGCAGGCGGTTACTATCTTTTTTACCTCATAGCCATTGAGCAATTCTATATTCATCATAGCTTGCATCTGAAACAGGAATTCATTTCCTGCCCGTTTGGCTGGGTCACCCGTACAACCTTCCTCTGTGCCCAAAATAGCGAATTTTAATCCTACGTGTGATAAAATTTTGCAGATATCCCGGGTAATCCGTTGTGCACGTTCGTCAAAACTGCCAGCACACCCTACCCAAAACAGTATTTCCGGAATTTCTCCCTTAGCAAGCATTTCAGCCATGGTGGGTACTTGTATTATCTTTTCGTCGCTCATATTGTAGTCTATTTTTGCTTTATGGCTATTAGGAAATTAGCTGTCAGCCTGCTAATTCCATAGATTAATGTAAACGTATTTTGTTCTATTGAACTAATTGACTTCCCTCCAGTTCGCTCTATCAGCTTGTGCATACTTCCACGGTGCTCCGTTATTTTCGATATTGCCGAACATAGCGTTGATGCTTGAGGGCGCTTGTGATTCTTCCATAATTGCGTATTGTCTTAAATTTACAATAATTTCAAGTGGATTAATATTTACCGGACAGGCTTCTACACATGCATTGCAGGTCGTGCATGCCCATATTTCTTCTCTGCTGATGTAGTCGTCGAGTAGCGCTTTTCCATCATCACTGAAATTGCCATTATGATCGATGTTCTTACCTATTTCTGCTGTGCGATCTCGCGTATCCATCATGATTTTTCTTGGCGATAGTAATTTGCCTGTAATATTTGCCGGACACACTGATGTGCAGCGACCACATTCCGTACAGGTATAGGCATCGAGTAGATTTTTCCAGGTTAGATCTTGAATATCTTTTACGCCGAATCGTACGGGTTGATCAGTGCTCGGCGGTGTGTAGGAGGGGTCTAACATAGCTTTTACTTCATGTTGAACGGACTCCATATTACTGAATTGTCCTTTGGGATGGAGATTGGAAAAATAGGTGTTGGGAAAGGCAAAAATGATATGCAGATGTTTTGAATAGGGTAGATAGTTTAAAAAAGCAAGCACTCCTACAATATGAAACCACCAACAGCATCTTTCTATAATGTGCAGTGCATCTAAGTCAGCAGGCAGTAAGTTTACTAACCACTGGCTAATAGGAAACGAACCAATAACTGTTTCCTGATTTAGGGATTGCATTTTGAAGTCGGCCGCATTCATGGATAAAAAGGCGATCATCAACAGGATTTCAGCTATCAGAATCAAATTTGCATCTGTTCTTGGCCATTTGGTCATTTCCACGCCAAAGAAACGTTTGACATGAATAATATTTCTTCTGATGAGAAAAATGGCGCAGCCCACAAGTACCCCTAAGGCTAACCATTCGAAACAGGCAATAAGGAAATTATAAAGTATTCCCAATCCAGCAAACACACGATGAGTACCGGCAAGACCATCGATCACGATCTCTAGCATTTCTATGTTAATAATAACAAAGCCTAGATAAACAAACAGGTGTAATACAAATGCTACAGGGCGTTTAGTCATTTTACTTTGACCAAAAGCAACACGCAACATAGTCTTAAGGCGCTCTTTAGGACGGTCACTGCGTTTTAACGGGCGTCCAAGTTTTATGTTTCTGACAATTTTCCGTATGTTATACGTAAATAAAGCGATTGCTAGTATAAAGATTACCGCGAATATCAACTGGCTAATCATAGTGAACAAAAGGTTTTTTTTACGAATTTAGTTAAATGTGTTTATTATGCTTGCATAA
This Olivibacter sp. SDN3 DNA region includes the following protein-coding sequences:
- a CDS encoding (Fe-S)-binding protein encodes the protein MISQLIFAVIFILAIALFTYNIRKIVRNIKLGRPLKRSDRPKERLKTMLRVAFGQSKMTKRPVAFVLHLFVYLGFVIINIEMLEIVIDGLAGTHRVFAGLGILYNFLIACFEWLALGVLVGCAIFLIRRNIIHVKRFFGVEMTKWPRTDANLILIAEILLMIAFLSMNAADFKMQSLNQETVIGSFPISQWLVNLLPADLDALHIIERCCWWFHIVGVLAFLNYLPYSKHLHIIFAFPNTYFSNLHPKGQFSNMESVQHEVKAMLDPSYTPPSTDQPVRFGVKDIQDLTWKNLLDAYTCTECGRCTSVCPANITGKLLSPRKIMMDTRDRTAEIGKNIDHNGNFSDDGKALLDDYISREEIWACTTCNACVEACPVNINPLEIIVNLRQYAIMEESQAPSSINAMFGNIENNGAPWKYAQADRANWREVN
- a CDS encoding OmpA family protein, encoding MKLNRFTFFLMLAASALFFSCKSKKMIVNDGAEVVTSGVDEHIDGGTVSQTDQGVVLTFESDVLFATNSSYLSEKAKVTMKNMVAYINKNYPNANIQINGHTDSTGEEDYNQWLSEKRASSVKTYAVSIGLSENRVTTKGYGKSKPVATNSTAEGRQQNRRVEVIILK
- a CDS encoding (Fe-S)-binding protein gives rise to the protein MSDEKIIQVPTMAEMLAKGEIPEILFWVGCAGSFDERAQRITRDICKILSHVGLKFAILGTEEGCTGDPAKRAGNEFLFQMQAMMNIELLNGYEVKKIVTACPHCFNTIKNEYPLLGGQYEVIHHSQLLQQLIDEGKLKASGGESFKGKRITYHDPCYLGRSNNVYEAPRKTLEALDAQLVEMKRCRSNGLCCGAGGAQMFKEPEPGKKDINIERIDEALKTEPEVIAAACPFCMTMLRDGVKNYNKEEEVQVLDIAEITARANGL
- a CDS encoding glycoside hydrolase family 30 beta sandwich domain-containing protein, which codes for MRFNFFLLMLFALLNMAACNNPSSESPEEDSKGVVPYLTTGDQKALLARQPALAFVEKSNDLPTITIDDNKVYQDIDGFGFTLTGGSADLIQALPEDQRSVLLRELFGREENSIGINYLRVSIGASDLSASTFSYNDLPAGQKDPTLKHFSIEKERETLIPVLKEIVKINPKIKILGSPWSAPTWMKTNNNTIGGKLRPEYYGVYADYFVKYVQAMADEGISIDAVTIQNEPLHPGNNPSMLMEAVEQADFIKSALGPAFKEAGITTKIILYDHNADRPDYPISILNDEEAAKYIDGSAFHLYGGRIEALSEVHKAHPEKQLYFTEQWVGGPGDFSKELQWHVSNLIIGATRNWSRNVLEWNLAATSDYKPHTDGGCTSCLGALSIDGEKIQRNVAYYIVGHASKFVPDGSKRIGSNVIDGLANVAFITPENKKVLVIVNDDDKNRSFNIEYHNKYVETSLASGAVMTYIWD
- a CDS encoding RagB/SusD family nutrient uptake outer membrane protein, with translation MKAKYIALFVTVTGITSGLTSCNKFTDLNPISEATSGNAYTSLQEAEAALTGAYDALQQEYYIWDNVIFSDVMADNYYAGGDDPEIFAVDRLQLVPTNGRLFNNWSQLYVGVLRANTILQEVPVIDDPSLDEGGRREQILGEALFLRANHYYNLVKMFGGVPLVLEPAASTAPDAIQLPRNTEAEVYQQILADLEQAVSYLPDRLSEENSVNKARATKGAANALLAKVYAQKADRDYGKVLEHCDAVINSPANYRLLANFAELFDGAHYNNAESILEIQFVGANEGNWGPQMLLPPSISGDTWRKFITPSTDLVAAFDRASDETRKSSSILFENVGWLDEYWGNASGSSVPFAYKWKSASGWASTNRQYMLRLADIMLLKAEALNELGRVPEALEALNQVRQRVGLAASTASDQTTLKLAILEERRLELCQEGQRWDDLKRAGLAIEVMNDLQEIDLRTGNAVDYNMTEEKLLLPIPQQEINRNQQLDQNPGY
- a CDS encoding TonB-dependent receptor, which gives rise to MWRKYLLLISLVFVTAIAYSQQSAIRGIVKDDAGEVLPGVSVRVKGSSTGVTTDGDGQFNLQVAPDAILVFTYVGYVSREEAVTGRNDFEIVLESLDQELDEVVVVGYGTQRRGDITGAVGLVTEEAFESRPNTQFGSIIQGKAAGVQVSSPGGKPNAGLNIRIRGTSSITSSSDPLYVVDGVPIADTRSINPADIESMSILKDASSAAIYGAQGANGVVLITTKKGKEGKPRVELNAYGGFSSVWRRLDVLNADQYRQLMTELGRNTDWDQYTANTNWQDEVFQNGASQNYQLAVSGKSNKTTYYISGGWMKQKGAVRSSETDRYNFKVNLEQEVNNWLTLGTNVGYTRYHDVDVADNQAVNQGGVIMGILSTPQNIGIYNANGTFTSNPFQDWENPLAFTDGSDRGYRNQRVIGNAYAEVTFLPGLKFRSNFGIDAGNGVYDYFLDPIRTSYGRARNGIGRYNTDQMSYWIADNTLSYNKQVDKHNFGALVGMVAQKTQWENSEIERTNFSGTSIVTPNGGSIIQVANVAKREKANASIIGRINYDFEGKYLLTANFRADNSSNFGPSNKWGYFPSFSAGWRLSQERFLQHVSWLDDLKLRAGWGVVGNDNVGEYAYWGRVASDANYPIGGEILPGTRPSTLQNDDLKWEETQQTNIGIDVSVFNARLNFSVDAYLKKTNDLLLNVPVPRSTGFDVALQNAGALENKGLEFQVNSRNFVNDFKWETDFNISFNRNKVTELGGINIFGANISGRDEVSYTTIGQPIGMFYGYVFNGVDPQTGDALYLTNDGTSSSSPSASDRRIIGNPNPNFIYGLTNTFSYKNIGLSIFLQGSQGNDIYNGTRVEAEGMIDAKNQTAAVLDRWTSIGQETQIPRAVADNIANSRNSTRFVENGSYLRVKSATLSYNLPEQFLNKIKISNVRLYVTGENLFTITDYKGFDPEVNAFTNVNDATQSKNTFIGIDYGTYPQTRNIIFGLNVSF